A region from the Falco rusticolus isolate bFalRus1 chromosome 4, bFalRus1.pri, whole genome shotgun sequence genome encodes:
- the C1QTNF8 gene encoding complement C1q tumor necrosis factor-related protein 8, with protein sequence MSAVLLLLVVSTMNVSALLEKGQPRREARRLSCVRCCGPSEQPTSIISSRYTRMSSDPAYSVPKVQPTIDITILKGEKGEMGEKGYPGPVGKEGERGLRGFNGRKGQKGQPGPQGHSCKQLYAAFSVGRRKPLHSSDYFQHVTFDIEFVNLYKHFNMFSGKFFCYVAGIYYFSLNVHTWNFKETYLHLMKNEKEVAILYAQPSDRSIMQSQSLMLDLQEGEEVWVRLFKRERENAIYSEESDVYIIFNGHLIKPAIE encoded by the exons ATGAGTGCTGTGCTTCTCCTGCTCGTGGTGTCCACCATGAACGTCAGTGCCCTGCTGGAAAAGGGTCAGCCGAGGCGAGAAGCACGGCGCCTCTCGTGCGTGCGATGCTGCGGGCCTTCAGAGCAGCCCACCTCCATCATCTCCTCACGGTACACAAGGATGAGCAGCGACCCTGCCTATTCGGTACCCAAAGTCCAGCCCACTATAGATATCACCATCCTCAAAG GTGAAAAGGGTGAAATGGGAGAGAAAGGGTACCCCGGGCCAgttgggaaggaaggagaaagagggcTTCGTGGCTTCAATGGACGGAAGGGACAGAAGGGCCAACCTGGCCCACAAGGCCATTCCTGCAAGCAGCTGTACGCTGCCTTCTCTGTGGGTCGGAGAAAACCCCTTCACAGCTCAGACTACTTCCAGCATGTCACTTTTGACATAGAGTTCGTGAACCTCTACAAGCACTTCAACATGTTCTCGGGGAAGTTCTTCTGCTATGTGGCAGGGATCTACTACTTCAGCCTCAACGTCCACACCTGGAACTTCAAGGAGACCTACCTGCACTTGATGAAGAACGAGAAGGAGGTGGCCATCCTCTATGCCCAGCCCAGCGATCGGAGCATCATGCAGAGCCAGAGTCTGATGCTGGacctgcaggagggagaggaggtcTGGGTGAGGCTGTTCAAGCGGGAGCGAGAAAACGCCATCTACAGTGAGGAGTCTGATGTTTATATCATCTTCAACGGCCATTTAATCAAGCCAGCCATAGAGTAG